From the genome of Sediminibacter sp. Hel_I_10:
TTGACCTGCTTGGCAATAGCCACACTGAGGCACATCGTGCGCTATCCAAGCTTTTTGTACGGGATGGTCACCAGCTTCAGAAAGTCCTTCAATGGTGACTATTTTTTTGTTATCAATTGCACTAATAGGATAAGCACAAGAGCGAATGGCATCGCCATCTAAGTGCACAGTGCAAACGCCACAGTGGGCAATACCACATCCATATTTGGTGCCCAATAACCTTAAATTATCTCTTAAAACCCATAAAATAGGCGTGTCTGGATCTACATCTACTTGGTGTGATTCTCCGTTTACATTGATATTATATAGTGCCATACTAGTCGTTTTTTTATTAATTACGTGTTTCCCTATTTATTCGGATGGAGCATATGCTCCATTATCAATCCAAGCGTACCAAACTTCTTTAAATTCCTCATAAGATATTGGTGGTGGTTGACGGTTGCCGCCCATATTCCAGCCACTTTTCACTAAGGTGTCTTCGGCGTGTTCTCTAAGTGCTTTCATGTCTTTGTGACCATTTGTTTCTGGATTGACCAATTGCAAAGCGAGCTCACGCGTTGATTTGCCTTGAAATACCATTTTCATATCGGCAGGAGGTAAATGCCAACTAGGGTTTCCAGGAGGCGTGTGTGCTCCGGGAACACCTTGACTGGCGTGGCAGGTAGCACATTTCATTGTGGCCACACCTTTTCCATCAGGTCCGCGTTGCGGTAGCATGGTGTGAATGCGACTCTCATCGCCCTGTAACGGAATATCGCCTGAAGGATGGCAGTTCATACACCTTGGATGCATCAATACAGCATATACTTTTTTGAAAGCGGTGATTGATGCGAGACTATCTTTTCTTTGAGATTCTTTTAGTGGTACATACTCCCCTGAAGAATCTTTTGCCTTGCAAGCTATAGCGACCATAAGGACTATGGCTAGGGCTACTGTATATTGGCCAATGCGCCTATATTTAGTAAAATGTGTATGTTCTTTGGTCATTAGTTGTAGTTTTATGTTACAATATAAGCGATTTTTTTGTGAGATTTAAATACGAAACCGCTCAGACATCATGTTTTTATTAAAATTTAATATGTTGCGCTATTTTGAGGTTATGTTGAACCCATATCAATCATAAAACAATCATTTTTTCGATTTTTCGCACATTAAGAAGCCCTAGTTGATGTCATCAATTTCTACCAATTGAGCATCTGTAGGGCTTTTTTTTTGAAGAGCATTTCATGTAACAATAGATTACAAGCGTGGTAATTGCCTTAGTACTCTAATTGTGCCTTGTGTTTTTTAATAAAGTCTACCCATGTTGTGGGTTGTTTTCCCGTAATATCATAAAAGTTATCAAATGTCTCACTAGCCCGAGGAATAGTTCCGTTGGCGTGCATTTTCCAATGTTCATAGACACAATGCATGTAAGCCATTTCGGCTCCTGCATCTTTCATTTTTTGAAGAAATATTTCAGGAGAAAGGGGTTCATATTTGAAAGGCTTTCCAACAATATCGGTCATGAGTTGGGCAATTTCGTCAAAAGTTTTAGCATCATAACTCAGACGATAGGTTTTGCCTGCATGTAATTCGGGATGGATTAAAGCCAATGCGGCCACTTGTGCCACATCATCAACATCTACCCAACTTAGACGAGCGTTAGCCACATAGGCATTCAGCACGCCTTGATTGGTGCCTTTTTCGCTGCCATAACTTAAGAGGTTTTGCATGAAGTCCTGAGGACGTAAATGTGTGAAAGAAAAGCCATGCCACTCCACATATCGTTCCACTAATTGATGCCATACCCAATGACCAACTGTGGCATCATCGGGTCCACAAGCCCCTAAATGCACAATATGATGGACTCCTGCCTTTTTAGCATTGTCTAACATCACTTTGCTTTGTTGTAACATGTCAACCGTGTATCCTGTTACCATGAAGATACGATCAATTCCTTCGAAAGCGGGGAGATGTGTGCTGGCATCATCAAAATCAAGTAGCACTGTTTTAATACCTCTGTCGCTAAAGGGTTTTGCTTTTTCCTGAGTACGGACGGCAGCTATTATTTCTATGGATGTATTGGAAATTAGATTTTCTATAGTTTTTCCTCCAACTTGACCAGTGGCTCCAGTTATAAGTATTTGAGGGCGTTTTTTATTTGACATATGTTTCAAGTAGTTTTATTTAAAGGCAAAGTTAACACTCAAGAATTTAGTAACATTCAAAAGACTTTGTCAAAAGATATAAATGCACTTGAATAGGGACATATACGTGCTATAAGAAAATGAGAGGAGCAGTTTGGTTAGTTCTTCAATTATAAAAAACCCGAAATTCAAAGATTTTTTGTAGAGAAGTCACTAAAAAAACTGATTGATAAGGCAATACTGAACCAATTCTTGCGTAGAATCCATATCTAATTTTTTTAATATTTTTCTGCGATGAACGTCCACCGTGCGCGGACTGATAAACAATTTTTCTCCTATTTGTTTGCTCGTATTGTTAAGCGCTATGAGTCTGGTGACGTCCTGTTCTCTGTTGGTCAAACTATCGGAAAGTAGTTTTTGGGAGTAGTTTTTGTGATATAAGGTCTCGTATTCGTTTTGACTATTTAATTTTTTAATGGTTCCAATAATGGGCCGTTGCTCTGAGCCTCCAACAACGTTAATGTGTGCGATACCAATAATAGGTTTGCCTGATTCATCAAAATAAGTAGGGTTTAAGTGCTCAATGAGGTTGAGGTACATGCCGTCTGACTTACGCACCCTGAAGTTCCAAGTATAGCTCAAGCGATCCCGTTCTTCAAATGGAACTTCAAGCATGGTGAATTTCATAAAATCTTCTAAAACTTGCATCCAAATTGGCAGATCATCAGGATGGAAATTTTGAAACCAATA
Proteins encoded in this window:
- a CDS encoding SDR family oxidoreductase encodes the protein MSNKKRPQILITGATGQVGGKTIENLISNTSIEIIAAVRTQEKAKPFSDRGIKTVLLDFDDASTHLPAFEGIDRIFMVTGYTVDMLQQSKVMLDNAKKAGVHHIVHLGACGPDDATVGHWVWHQLVERYVEWHGFSFTHLRPQDFMQNLLSYGSEKGTNQGVLNAYVANARLSWVDVDDVAQVAALALIHPELHAGKTYRLSYDAKTFDEIAQLMTDIVGKPFKYEPLSPEIFLQKMKDAGAEMAYMHCVYEHWKMHANGTIPRASETFDNFYDITGKQPTTWVDFIKKHKAQLEY
- a CDS encoding LuxR C-terminal-related transcriptional regulator, with the protein product MHNENVDLFKEVFETYKEYSGTVVETHIQKLRELDRFLPPMQSFFIVTNTSKQTYEFVSKNFEYTLGLSAERMLNEGVTYWFQNFHPDDLPIWMQVLEDFMKFTMLEVPFEERDRLSYTWNFRVRKSDGMYLNLIEHLNPTYFDESGKPIIGIAHINVVGGSEQRPIIGTIKKLNSQNEYETLYHKNYSQKLLSDSLTNREQDVTRLIALNNTSKQIGEKLFISPRTVDVHRRKILKKLDMDSTQELVQYCLINQFF
- a CDS encoding (2Fe-2S)-binding protein, coding for MALYNINVNGESHQVDVDPDTPILWVLRDNLRLLGTKYGCGIAHCGVCTVHLDGDAIRSCAYPISAIDNKKIVTIEGLSEAGDHPVQKAWIAHDVPQCGYCQAGQIMTAASLLAQNSNPSDDEIRRAMNGNLCRCATYTRINRAIKTAAKDM